In Lycium ferocissimum isolate CSIRO_LF1 chromosome 11, AGI_CSIRO_Lferr_CH_V1, whole genome shotgun sequence, a single genomic region encodes these proteins:
- the LOC132038113 gene encoding uncharacterized protein LOC132038113, giving the protein MCLLDSATTHTILREKKYFSHLVMKRAYVNTISGSTKLIEGSGKATLLLPGGTILAINNALYCSKSRRNLLSFKVIRQNGYHVETANEGQVEYLYITTMKAGERFVHEKLPALSSGLYHTSISAVETHVVVNKRFNGSNDFIIWHDRLGHPGSNMMRKIIKNSHGHTLKNQKILQFKEFSCAACSQGN; this is encoded by the coding sequence ATGTGCCTTTTGGATAGTGCTACAACTCACACTATattaagagaaaagaaatatttctCTCATTTGGTTATGAAAAGGGCCTATGTTAATACAATATCTGGTAGTACAAAATTAATTGAGGGTTCTGGAAAAGCGACCTTATTACTACCTGGAGGAACAATATTGGCCATTAATAATGCATTGTATTGTAGCAAGTCTCGAAGAAACTTATTAAGTTTCAAGGTTATTCGCCAAAATGGCTATCATGTTGAGACTGCCAACGAAGGACAGGTTGAGTACCTTTATATTACTACAATGAAAGCGGGGGAAAGGTTTGTGCATGAAAAATTACCCGCACTTTCTTCTGGGTTGTACCATACAAGTATCAGTGCGGTTGAAACACATGTTGTAGTAAAtaaaaggtttaatggttctaATGATTTTATCATTTGGCATGACCGGTTGGGCCATCCCGGTTCTAATATGATGCGCAAAATAATTAAGAATTCACATGGGCATACTTTGAAGAACCAAAAGATTCTTCAATTTAAGGAATTCTCTTGTGCTGCTTGTTCTCAAGGAAATTGA
- the LOC132036487 gene encoding uncharacterized protein LOC132036487 → MSNLSKLEFVALDISGKNYLSWVLDAEIHLDAKGLGATITQDNTTSSQDKAKAMIFLRHHLDEGLKVEYLTVKDPLELWTGLKERYDHIKHNTLLLKNHEARPTGTAPFPEANVVATHGPTERRQNNRGHNNERGRGRGKGRYNNRRDGGHHKRENNMGYQGNPSRNNCHRCGLKGHWKNECRAPEHFARLYQNSFKRKTNRGGASSANARVESHMTLKNDDEAGPSRKYDDNVEANLALKDDDFYGLDDITHLEVKTSLAIKIEI, encoded by the exons ATGTCAAATTTGTCAAAGCTTGAGTTTGTGGCACTTGATATCTCGGGAAAGAATTACCTATCATGGGTACTTGATGCTGAAATTCACCTAGACGCCAAAGGTCTTGGTGCCACTATTACTCAGGATAATACAACATCGAGTCAGGACAAAGCGAAGGCAATGATTTTCCTTCGTCATCATCTGGATGAAGGATTGAAGGTTGAATACCTGACAGTGAAAGATCCACTTGAATTGTGGACTGgtttgaaggaaaggtatgacCACATTAAG CACAATACccttttattgaaaaatcatgAAGCCCGTCCCACTGGAACTGCTCCATTCCCGGAAGCGAATGTGGTAGCAACACATGGCCCAACTGAAAGAAGACAAAATAATCGGGGCCATAATAATGAGCGTGGGCGTGGCAGGGGCAAGGGACGATATAATAATCGTCGTGATGGTGGTCACCATAAAAGGGAGAACAATATGGGTTATCAAGGCAATCCTTCAAGGAACAACTGTCATCGTTGTGGTTTGAAAGGTCACTGGAAAAATGAATGTCGGGCGCCTGAACATTTTGCCAGGCTTTATCAAAATTCCTTCAAAAGAAAGACAAATAGAGGTGGTGCCTCTTCTGCTAATGCTCGGGTGGAGTCGCACATGACTTTAAAAAATGACGATGAGGCAGGGCCTTCACGAaaatatgatgataatgttgaagCTAATTTGGCTTTGAaagatgatgatttttatgGGCTTGATGATATTACTCATTTGGAAGTGAAGACTTCTTTGGCGATCAAAATTGAGATTTGA